A stretch of Henckelia pumila isolate YLH828 chromosome 4, ASM3356847v2, whole genome shotgun sequence DNA encodes these proteins:
- the LOC140863400 gene encoding splicing factor U2af small subunit B-like, translated as MAEHLASIFGTEKDRVNCPFYFKIGACRHGDRCSRLHNRPTISPTLVLSNMYQRPDMITPGVDAQGQPIDPAKIQEHFEDFYEDIFEELSKFGEIETLNICDNLADHMIGNVYVQFKEEDQAAAALQALQGRYYSGRPIIGDFSPVTDFREATCRQYEENNCNRGGYCNFMHVKMIGRELRRKLFGRYSRRSMRGGRSRSRSVSPPQYYHRRDKERERDHDRLDHRGRRGGGGDRRGDRYDGERRRHGGSSRRSRSPVREGSEERRARIEQWNREREEKGQ; from the coding sequence ATGGCAGAGCACTTGGCCTCAATCTTCGGGACCGAGAAAGACCGCGTGAACTGCCCGTTCTACTTCAAAATCGGCGCCTGTCGTCACGGAGACCGCTGTTCCCGCCTCCATAACCGACCCACTATATCACCCACGCTGGTCCTCTCCAACATGTACCAACGCCCGGATATGATTACCCCAGGCGTAGACGCCCAGGGACAACCAATCGACCCAGCTAAGATACAAGAGCATTTCGAGGATTTTTACGAGGACATCTTCGAGGAACTCAGCAAATTTGGTGAAATCGAGACCCTCAACATATGTGATAATCTCGCTGACCACATGATCGGCAATGTCTATGTCCAGTTCAAGGAAGAGGATCAGGCCGCCGCTGCCTTGCAGGCCTTGCAGGGTAGGTACTATTCCGGCCGCCCAATTATTGGAGATTTCTCGCCAGTTACAGATTTTCGCGAGGCTACCTGCAGGCAGTATGAGGAGAATAATTGTAACCGGGGTGGTTATTGCAATTTCATGCACGTCAAGATGATCGGCAGGGAGCTCAGGAGGAAGCTTTTTGGAAGGTACAGCCGGAGGTCTATGAGGGGGGGCAGGAGCCGGAGCAGAAGTGTCAGCCCTCCCCAGTATTACCATAGGCGGGATAAGGAACGCGAAAGGGATCACGACAGGCTGGACCACCGTGGGAGGAGGGGTGGTGGTGGCGACAGGCGTGGAGATAGGTACGACGGAGAGAGGAGGCGGCATGGGGGGAGTTCGAGGAGGAGCAGAAGTCCCGTGAGAGAAGGTAGCGAGGAGCGCCGAGCTAGAATTGAACAGTGGAATCGGGAGAGGGAGGAGAAGGGTCAGTAA